CAGGACGGAATTCCGGGACGGGTGCTGCAGGAACGGCCGGCGCCGATGCTGCAGCGCCAGGTGCGGCTGCCTTTTCCGCGGCCGGGGCGGCGGTTGCCGCTGCCGCGCCATCGATATCCTCGACGCTGAGCTCCATATCGTCGAGCACGAAGATGAAGACGTCGTCGATCGCCGAGCGGTCCTGCTCACTGGTCAGCGTCACGTCCCAGGAAATGTGGAGTTCCGTCGGAGTGAGCTCGTCGAGCGGCGGAATGGCCGAGGTGTTGGCGCGCACGGTGCATTCGCCGAGATCGCGCAGCTCGTCCAACAGGCCGAGCGGGTTGGTGCCGTTGGCCATCGAATTGGCGGGCAGGCTAAAGTGGATGCGCCAGCTGTTTTTCTGCTTCGCCGGTGCCTCGCGGATGGCAGCGGCTACAGCAGCAGCGGCCGGCGCTGCAGCAGTCGGCGTCTCCTTGCCGCCGACGGCAGCCTGCAGCTGCGCCAGAAGCGTGCTGCCGGTATCGCCGTGATCGGCGTCCGGCTGGTCGACGAGGGCACGCATATGGTCCTGGGCGGCAAGAACGGCGGCGACGAGTTCACTGGTCGCCGCGACCTCGCCCTTGCGGACGCGGTCGAAGGCGGTTTCGCAATGATGGGTGAAGGCGGCGAGCGCCTCGAAGCCGAACATCGCGCCGGAGCCCTTGAGCGTGTGCAGCCCGCGAAAGACGGCGTCGACGAGATCCTTGTTGTCGAGCTGGTGGGTCAGGTCGAGAAGACCAGCCTCGATCGCTTCGAGGCATTCGGCGGCCTCTGTGCGGAAGACGGCGACAGGATCGAGCGTACTCATCGTCCGAGAACCTTCTTCACGATCTTCACCAGACTTTCCGGGTCGAACGGCTTGGTCAGCCAGCCCGTCGCGCCGGCAGCCTTGGCGCGCGCCTTGAGATCGGCGTCCGATTCCGTCGTCAGGAAGATGATCGGAACCCCGGCCTGTGCCGGCAGTTTGCGCAGTTCCTCGATCATCGTCAGCCCGTCCATGACAGGCATATTCAGATCGGTGACGATCAGATCGAAGCTGCTGCCCTTGGCCGTCGCCAGGCCCTCGGCCCCATTGACCGCCTCGGTGACGCTATAGC
This Rhizobium sp. NZLR1 DNA region includes the following protein-coding sequences:
- a CDS encoding response regulator codes for the protein MSANILTVDDSASIRLTTKVTLTNAGYSVTEAVNGAEGLATAKGSSFDLIVTDLNMPVMDGLTMIEELRKLPAQAGVPIIFLTTESDADLKARAKAAGATGWLTKPFDPESLVKIVKKVLGR